The DNA segment GTGGAGGAGCGCGGTTACTTTTGCTTCCTCGATGCGGATGTTTTTCTGTTCCAGCATTGCACGCACTTCATTGCTGAAAGTGGCTCTGCCATTGGTAAAAATACTCAGCCGGGCTGTTAACCGGCGCACCATCACCGCCAGCTCAAGCGCCATTTCACCATTGCCCAAAATGCCGGTTATTTCATTGCGTACTTCATAGCCATGACAATACGGGCAATGAATTACTGAAATGCCCCAGCATTCGGCAAAACCCAAAACCGGCGGCATAATATCCTGTAAGCCGGTGGCAAGGATGAGTTTTTGGCACCCATACGCTGCACCCGAAGCGGTTGTAATTTCAAAGCCTGTATCGGTTTTCACCGCCTGCTCAGCCGTATCGGCAGCAAATTTCACCGTCGTGTAATTTTCAACCTCCTGCCTCGCCTGCTGTGAAATTTCAAGCGGTGTACGTCCGTCGTGCGTGAGAAAGTTATGCGAATGCGGTGTTTGCCGGTTACAGGGCTTTGCATGATCAAGCACCAACACATT comes from the Bacteroidota bacterium genome and includes:
- a CDS encoding NAD(P)/FAD-dependent oxidoreductase; the protein is MNTASPYEVIIIGGSYAGLSAALALGRSLRNVLVLDHAKPCNRQTPHSHNFLTHDGRTPLEISQQARQEVENYTTVKFAADTAEQAVKTDTGFEITTASGAAYGCQKLILATGLQDIMPPVLGFAECWGISVIHCPYCHGYEVRNEITGILGNGEMALELAVMVRRLTARLSIFTNGRATFSNEVRAMLEQKNIRIEEAKVTALLHTNGRLEKVALADGRSIAVKALYARPDFVQHSPLAAQLGCELTAAGHIQVNMMQETTVPGVYACGDNSSVMRSVANAVAAGNMAGAAINHSLCREEF